In a genomic window of Occallatibacter riparius:
- a CDS encoding long-chain-acyl-CoA synthetase, producing the protein MTKLMDAPQQVAAAKPGHAWLRALELTAASARTPHRLLFDVIEELASRCGDAAALLSDRECFDFRGLYKRASLYCCWALEQGIGRGEVVGLLMTNRPEYFALWVGITAAGGIVALLNTNLVGASLAHCINVVRPKHIIVEDEFAESFGTALPEVSGETEIWIHGADVAPFRRIDTCLESLAPISDSMERPRLSFEDLALYIYTSGTSGLPKAARLSHGRILQWAYWFAGMLDIRGEDRMYDCLPMYHSIGGVLAPAATLVSGGSVVVRDRFSAGRFWNDVVQWDCTMFQYIGEFCRYLYHTAPSQDERAHRIRVACGNGLSPDVWRPFQERFQIPKIFEFYASTEGGLSLFNAEGEVGSIGRVPPYLAHRVAPAIVKFDPEKGEPIRNEEGFCIKCLPDEPGEALAPMLQDPSQAGTRFEGYSDSQATDGKLLRDVFKTGDVWVRTGDLMRRDGRGFYYFVDRVGETFRWKGENVATTEVANVISSFPGVQHAIVYGVRVAGAEGRVGMAAISPEGELNLSALREHLVRRLPTYARPAFIRIANDFAITGTFKYSKSDLVKQSYDPEGTSDAIYFDNPQTQTLQPLDRNWYARIHAGEIRF; encoded by the coding sequence GTGACGAAACTAATGGATGCGCCACAGCAGGTTGCCGCGGCAAAGCCGGGTCATGCATGGCTCAGAGCTCTGGAACTCACGGCAGCGAGCGCGCGAACGCCTCATCGGCTGTTGTTCGACGTGATTGAAGAACTTGCTTCTCGGTGCGGCGATGCCGCTGCGCTGCTTTCGGACAGGGAGTGCTTCGACTTCCGCGGACTTTACAAGCGTGCGAGCCTCTATTGCTGTTGGGCGCTTGAACAGGGAATTGGGCGGGGCGAAGTTGTCGGCCTGCTGATGACGAACAGGCCGGAATACTTCGCACTGTGGGTTGGAATTACAGCAGCGGGCGGAATCGTGGCCTTGCTGAACACGAATCTTGTGGGCGCCTCCCTGGCTCACTGCATCAATGTTGTTCGGCCGAAGCACATCATTGTCGAGGATGAATTTGCGGAGTCGTTTGGGACCGCGCTTCCGGAAGTGAGTGGCGAGACAGAAATATGGATTCACGGTGCTGATGTTGCACCGTTTCGGCGGATAGATACTTGCCTGGAGAGTCTGGCGCCGATCTCGGATTCGATGGAGCGTCCACGGCTGTCGTTTGAAGATCTGGCGCTCTACATCTACACTTCGGGCACCTCGGGGTTGCCAAAAGCGGCGCGACTGAGCCACGGCAGGATTCTTCAGTGGGCATATTGGTTCGCGGGCATGCTTGATATACGTGGGGAGGACAGGATGTACGATTGCCTCCCCATGTATCACAGCATTGGAGGCGTACTGGCGCCGGCGGCGACTCTGGTTTCGGGTGGTAGCGTCGTTGTCCGCGATCGCTTTTCTGCAGGCCGATTCTGGAACGATGTCGTGCAGTGGGATTGCACGATGTTCCAATACATCGGTGAGTTCTGCCGGTATCTTTATCACACTGCGCCTTCGCAAGATGAGCGTGCGCATCGCATCCGGGTTGCGTGCGGCAATGGACTGTCTCCCGACGTTTGGAGGCCATTCCAGGAGCGGTTTCAGATACCGAAGATTTTCGAGTTCTACGCTTCCACGGAGGGCGGCCTCTCGTTATTCAACGCTGAGGGAGAAGTTGGATCGATAGGGCGGGTTCCTCCTTATCTGGCCCATCGAGTGGCGCCGGCGATTGTGAAGTTCGACCCCGAGAAGGGCGAGCCGATCCGCAATGAAGAAGGGTTCTGCATCAAGTGCTTACCAGACGAACCCGGCGAGGCACTGGCACCGATGCTCCAGGATCCATCCCAGGCTGGGACTCGCTTCGAAGGATATAGCGACTCGCAGGCAACGGACGGCAAGTTGTTACGAGATGTCTTCAAGACAGGCGACGTCTGGGTGCGAACCGGTGACTTGATGCGAAGGGACGGGCGGGGGTTCTACTACTTTGTGGACCGCGTCGGGGAAACCTTCCGCTGGAAGGGTGAAAACGTCGCAACTACCGAAGTCGCGAATGTCATTTCGTCTTTTCCGGGTGTGCAGCACGCGATTGTGTATGGGGTGAGAGTGGCCGGCGCTGAGGGCAGAGTAGGAATGGCAGCGATCAGCCCAGAGGGAGAGCTCAACCTCTCCGCGCTTCGCGAGCACCTGGTCCGACGCCTCCCAACCTACGCGCGGCCGGCGTTTATCAGGATCGCGAACGATTTTGCAATCACCGGAACCTTCAAATACTCGAAATCAGACCTGGTGAAACAAAGCTACGATCCGGAAGGTACCTCGGATGCCATCTATTTCGACAACCCGCAGACGCAGACTCTACAACCGCTGGATCGGAACTGGTACGCCCGCATTCATGCAGGTGAGATCCGCTTCTAA
- a CDS encoding SDR family NAD(P)-dependent oxidoreductase — protein MRNVLVTGGSRGLGLGIVRKLTAAGYRVIAIARGESEQFREAQNEIEATHPGSLVFSMLDLAEIEKIAGFVSQVRKEYGPIYGLVNNAGISHEGTLAMMPMAQIEKLVRVNVLAPIVLTKYVARGMMSDGSGRIVNVSSIMAFTGFSGLSVYGATKSSLIGFTRSLAREVGRNGITVNSVAPGFIETQLTEGLDAEERDRIKRRSALRRFAEVDDVANAVEYLLSDKAKNITGTVITVDAGSTA, from the coding sequence ATGCGTAACGTGCTGGTAACGGGAGGCAGTCGGGGTCTGGGGCTCGGCATCGTTCGAAAACTGACTGCCGCCGGATATCGTGTTATTGCCATTGCTCGCGGAGAAAGCGAGCAATTTCGCGAAGCGCAGAACGAGATCGAGGCGACGCATCCTGGGTCACTGGTTTTCAGCATGCTCGACCTTGCTGAAATCGAGAAGATAGCTGGCTTTGTATCTCAGGTGCGGAAAGAATATGGCCCTATCTATGGACTGGTGAATAACGCGGGGATCAGCCATGAGGGAACTCTGGCCATGATGCCAATGGCCCAGATAGAAAAACTTGTTCGCGTGAATGTACTTGCTCCGATCGTGCTCACGAAATACGTAGCTCGAGGGATGATGAGCGATGGAAGCGGCCGCATCGTTAACGTCTCGTCCATCATGGCATTTACTGGGTTCAGCGGTCTGAGCGTTTATGGGGCGACCAAGTCTTCGCTCATTGGTTTCACGCGTTCACTGGCGAGGGAGGTGGGCCGTAACGGCATCACCGTGAACTCGGTCGCGCCGGGGTTTATCGAGACGCAGTTGACAGAAGGGCTGGACGCAGAAGAACGCGACCGAATCAAGCGCAGGAGCGCTCTTCGCCGTTTTGCGGAAGTGGACGACGTTGCAAATGCAGTGGAGTATCTCTTGAGCGACAAGGCGAAGAACATCACGGGGACCGTGATCACTGTGGATGCCGGGAGCACAGCGTGA
- a CDS encoding ANL family adenylate-forming protein, whose protein sequence is MLELDGVARRIILWPPDLPLEHLSYVMSAAEVDCIISDHAMIASGSHGRMCYWPCSRNLISVAAKEGPVQETEWILMTSGTTGRPKLVAHTLASLTAAIQPRLNRDEEVIWGTFYDIRRYGGLQILLRAALTGASLVLSSKEEPLADFLTRLARAGVTHISGTPSHWRRALMSPSVTLLNPKYIRLSGEAPDQGILNRLRSTFPAARIVHAFASTEAGVAFEVNDELAGFPASALNENPLIDMKVEDGTLRIRSAGNSKGYIGPDAPVLKDQAGYVDAGDRVELRDGRYYFAGRRDGVINVGGLKVHPEEVESVIQRHPEVQACLVHAKKSPITGALVVANVVPSRSSMPSDGEMHRLERDILQLCRETLPPHKVPAAIKLVSELPITESGKVMRQYA, encoded by the coding sequence GTGCTGGAGCTGGATGGCGTGGCTCGCCGGATCATACTTTGGCCACCGGATCTCCCTCTCGAGCATCTTTCCTACGTCATGAGTGCGGCCGAGGTGGACTGCATCATTTCAGACCATGCGATGATTGCCAGCGGGTCGCACGGCCGGATGTGCTATTGGCCTTGCAGCCGCAACCTGATTTCCGTCGCGGCCAAAGAAGGGCCGGTCCAAGAAACGGAATGGATTCTGATGACCTCCGGCACCACGGGTCGGCCCAAGCTGGTAGCTCACACGCTTGCAAGTCTCACTGCTGCGATTCAGCCGCGCTTGAATCGAGATGAAGAAGTCATCTGGGGAACCTTCTATGACATCCGGCGCTATGGAGGCCTTCAGATTCTGCTGCGCGCCGCTCTTACAGGCGCGTCACTCGTACTCTCCAGCAAAGAGGAGCCGCTTGCAGATTTCCTGACGCGGCTAGCTCGTGCGGGAGTGACTCACATCTCCGGCACGCCTTCTCATTGGCGGCGCGCGTTGATGAGTCCTTCTGTAACTCTTTTGAATCCTAAGTACATTCGTCTGTCCGGTGAGGCTCCCGATCAAGGGATTCTCAACCGCCTCCGGTCGACTTTCCCGGCTGCCCGGATTGTTCATGCCTTTGCTTCCACCGAGGCGGGAGTTGCTTTTGAAGTGAATGACGAGTTGGCTGGCTTTCCCGCTTCTGCGTTGAATGAAAACCCGCTGATCGACATGAAAGTTGAGGATGGCACCCTGCGCATCCGCTCTGCGGGAAACTCAAAGGGCTATATCGGCCCCGACGCGCCTGTGTTGAAAGATCAGGCTGGCTACGTGGATGCGGGAGACAGAGTTGAGCTGCGCGACGGCAGGTACTATTTCGCAGGCAGACGGGATGGGGTCATCAATGTAGGGGGATTGAAGGTCCACCCCGAAGAGGTGGAGTCTGTGATCCAACGTCACCCGGAAGTGCAGGCCTGCTTGGTGCATGCAAAGAAGAGCCCGATTACAGGTGCGCTCGTGGTTGCGAATGTGGTCCCGAGTCGATCGTCAATGCCGAGCGACGGAGAGATGCACAGGTTGGAACGCGACATTCTACAGCTTTGCCGCGAAACGCTTCCGCCGCACAAGGTCCCCGCCGCAATCAAGCTTGTTTCCGAGCTGCCGATTACCGAATCGGGCAAGGTGATGCGGCAGTATGCGTAA
- a CDS encoding acyl carrier protein, with protein sequence MTTRAKIIDHFTDVARENGKELPPLTDETDLLESGLDSLCFAVIVTRLEDSLGVDPFSADATVFPVTFGEFVHLYEACMEEQVRS encoded by the coding sequence ATGACCACGCGGGCTAAGATTATTGACCACTTCACTGATGTAGCGCGCGAGAACGGAAAAGAGCTTCCCCCTCTCACGGACGAGACCGACCTTCTGGAGTCGGGGTTAGACTCTCTCTGCTTCGCCGTCATAGTGACTCGACTGGAAGACAGCCTGGGCGTTGATCCCTTCAGCGCTGATGCAACGGTCTTCCCAGTCACTTTTGGAGAATTTGTTCATCTTTACGAAGCGTGCATGGAAGAGCAGGTGAGGTCATGA
- a CDS encoding iron-containing redox enzyme family protein yields MTTQTTLLHEPETTTVDSTLQQTITQMIDDMIGRLPDPKDLSSVERRGIIARYSSVLEGNFIYWMTATLIATKAEAARSILLDNLYEETRDAHPHMMRKFAMAANAFPTDKDALAVHEEVTQMRLFLGKLVAVQSLLSMAFFEGYIQKYMAFLAALAAEEGSTEMEYTDVHGVCDIEHTAGLYRALALEQAINPIGSEMDIFEGVTMLCAVLERINTIEQN; encoded by the coding sequence ATGACCACGCAGACAACTCTTCTCCACGAACCTGAGACCACCACGGTGGACTCGACGCTTCAACAGACCATCACCCAGATGATCGACGATATGATCGGGCGTTTGCCTGATCCCAAGGACCTATCCAGCGTGGAGCGCCGCGGAATTATCGCGCGCTACAGCTCGGTACTGGAAGGGAACTTCATCTATTGGATGACGGCCACCCTCATTGCGACGAAGGCGGAAGCGGCACGCTCGATTCTGCTGGATAACCTCTACGAGGAAACGCGCGATGCGCATCCGCACATGATGCGCAAGTTCGCCATGGCCGCAAATGCGTTTCCGACCGATAAGGACGCCCTGGCTGTGCACGAAGAAGTCACGCAAATGAGGCTGTTCCTGGGAAAGCTTGTTGCTGTGCAGTCGCTTCTGTCCATGGCCTTCTTCGAAGGTTACATCCAGAAGTACATGGCGTTCCTGGCGGCCCTCGCGGCGGAAGAAGGCTCGACAGAGATGGAGTACACGGATGTTCACGGTGTCTGCGACATCGAACATACGGCCGGACTCTATCGCGCACTTGCCCTTGAGCAGGCGATCAATCCGATCGGGTCCGAAATGGATATCTTCGAAGGCGTGACTATGCTCTGCGCCGTCCTGGAGCGCATCAACACGATCGAGCAGAATTAG
- a CDS encoding glycosyl hydrolase family 18 protein, with amino-acid sequence MRNALIAAALMLLAVGSATAANKWVTAYYTDWQEVVYPAKRIDYSAVTHITLAHWMTNADGTIHTSEWDSTCTGIVAPAHVAGVKVLMMLGGSDDKHFASAASPAHLATLLRSIQAKVSACHLDGVDLDWEAGVDTANFTSLAQRLRGAASKYVITAPVDASVQPPSLAAGLAVYCDQVNMMTYGNSNIGTGWDSWYFSALAGDGSNHPMSVAKYVAAWEKAGTPPGKIGVGIGFYMNGWTAPVTAALQSTSGSSVPVQEFPYGWPLANGGGLLSCYYNKPRGTYRYDASPVLNSVPSAHPEQPSISFPGGFTAPPPCPSKAITWATYEDEASVAAKARYIVENRLGGAIVWTIQEGALDPATGRNPLLDTLKLNLNGGGPAPMPQLASSGPTSVAGPTTIMITKLPSKLGLVDIAWRNYTSAAAWDSSSDPGFRTYGQPSAYTIQGSTNGTTWNTLSCTPSCNVTGEHYTGRQFVADLTGTGYTQIRMKISSIVGTNAGYDVLTVNGRAGTNDANDTYLMLGDSITANCWGAAPNTGPVEQLGLQVHTARPTHYPVSTVAGQSGWLSATALDASTYRIPNIEKFLQDMPAVKFVGLTFGTNDAIGNVPAQTYCSNMQKIVQYIIAAGKTPIIPTIVASPSSAVQANAPAMNACLAKLEKNYPSIIVGPDLWTLFKGHSKSDGWFFDDLHPSLETGCKALQGAWTNTLLSTIYPAGPAQPAPSTTSRAK; translated from the coding sequence TTGAGAAATGCTTTGATCGCGGCCGCATTGATGTTGCTTGCAGTGGGCTCAGCAACAGCGGCTAACAAATGGGTCACTGCCTACTACACAGATTGGCAGGAAGTCGTGTATCCCGCGAAGCGAATCGACTACAGCGCGGTCACCCACATTACCCTCGCGCACTGGATGACAAATGCGGACGGAACGATTCACACATCCGAATGGGACTCTACCTGCACCGGCATCGTCGCGCCTGCCCATGTCGCAGGGGTAAAGGTCCTCATGATGCTTGGCGGCTCCGATGATAAGCACTTCGCATCTGCGGCCTCTCCGGCACACCTGGCCACGTTGCTCAGATCGATCCAAGCTAAGGTCAGCGCTTGCCACTTGGACGGCGTCGATCTCGATTGGGAAGCTGGTGTCGACACAGCCAACTTCACCTCTCTTGCTCAGAGGCTTCGTGGGGCCGCATCTAAATATGTCATTACGGCCCCGGTCGATGCTTCTGTTCAGCCCCCCTCCCTTGCTGCCGGCCTCGCCGTCTACTGCGATCAGGTCAACATGATGACATACGGCAACTCGAATATCGGCACAGGATGGGATTCGTGGTACTTCTCGGCACTCGCTGGAGATGGCTCTAATCACCCCATGTCTGTGGCCAAGTATGTTGCTGCCTGGGAAAAAGCGGGCACACCACCCGGAAAGATCGGAGTCGGTATCGGTTTCTACATGAACGGATGGACCGCGCCGGTTACAGCCGCTTTGCAATCTACTTCAGGATCATCGGTCCCCGTGCAGGAGTTTCCGTATGGGTGGCCACTGGCAAACGGCGGCGGATTACTTAGCTGTTACTACAACAAGCCCCGTGGCACCTACCGGTACGACGCTTCGCCAGTGTTGAACTCTGTGCCTTCCGCGCATCCCGAACAGCCATCCATCAGCTTCCCAGGAGGCTTTACTGCACCACCTCCGTGCCCATCCAAAGCCATCACATGGGCAACTTACGAAGATGAGGCATCAGTCGCCGCCAAGGCCAGGTACATAGTAGAAAACAGGCTCGGTGGCGCGATTGTCTGGACGATACAGGAAGGCGCTCTCGATCCCGCTACAGGACGCAACCCGCTGCTTGACACGCTGAAGCTGAACCTTAATGGCGGAGGCCCGGCACCCATGCCGCAACTTGCCTCTTCCGGCCCAACATCCGTCGCGGGCCCAACAACAATCATGATCACCAAACTGCCCAGCAAACTCGGCCTTGTCGATATTGCGTGGCGGAACTACACCAGCGCCGCCGCATGGGATAGCTCATCAGATCCTGGCTTCCGCACCTACGGTCAGCCATCGGCTTATACCATCCAGGGCAGCACCAACGGAACTACGTGGAACACTCTGTCCTGCACCCCGAGCTGCAATGTAACTGGTGAGCACTACACTGGCCGTCAGTTCGTTGCCGATCTTACAGGAACCGGCTACACGCAAATTCGGATGAAGATTTCGAGCATCGTAGGCACCAACGCCGGGTACGATGTTTTGACTGTCAATGGGCGCGCCGGAACCAACGACGCGAATGATACCTACCTGATGTTGGGTGACTCCATCACCGCCAACTGCTGGGGAGCTGCTCCCAACACAGGCCCCGTTGAACAGCTTGGCCTCCAGGTACACACGGCTCGTCCAACCCACTACCCTGTCAGCACCGTCGCTGGTCAGTCCGGATGGCTTAGCGCCACTGCTCTTGACGCGTCCACATACAGAATCCCGAACATCGAAAAGTTCCTGCAGGATATGCCTGCTGTTAAATTCGTTGGACTGACCTTCGGGACCAACGACGCGATTGGGAATGTCCCTGCCCAAACCTACTGCAGCAATATGCAGAAGATCGTGCAGTACATCATTGCCGCCGGCAAAACGCCGATCATTCCCACTATCGTCGCCTCGCCATCCTCAGCGGTCCAGGCTAACGCGCCCGCGATGAATGCTTGCCTCGCCAAGCTTGAGAAGAACTACCCCTCCATCATCGTTGGCCCTGATTTGTGGACTTTGTTTAAGGGCCACTCCAAGAGCGACGGCTGGTTCTTCGACGACCTTCATCCTTCGCTGGAGACCGGCTGCAAAGCCCTGCAGGGCGCCTGGACCAACACGTTGTTGTCGACCATCTATCCTGCCGGGCCCGCTCAGCCGGCCCCATCCACGACTTCGCGAGCAAAGTGA
- a CDS encoding glycosyltransferase family 4 protein, whose protein sequence is MDALRVCAITCDRYPEDPLVRRTAEAAVSESCEYHVVCSLGEGQAADEVFNGVHIHRIAVRGKNGRPIGRITAMGHGAMLFYWMIFAIKAFFRLARLHMKHKFDVVHAHNLPDFLVFAALFPKLFGARVILHIQDVMPELVAVKAKGRFRRLMVALTKVQERVCTAFADHVVTVGWPFEKPLLERGVHPHKLSSILNSADPKIFMPSKRTEPFLGEPTEDRPLILMYHGTCAARNGLDTAIIAFAKAREVAPHLVFHIRGQGEAIPQLKQLADVLGVSEHLVFTGYGPLEEVADFVVHGDIGIVCYPSDGFMDLVLPTKIYEYSWMRRPIIASSTTAIRSMFRPDSLRLCKTSDVDSFAEAIIELYQNPAKRAQMVAEAWSDYHRFRWELMADRYRALLRSLASDEPIAATEGIAEGEAKMQTGHLVESYGSRDRAVAAVNER, encoded by the coding sequence ATGGACGCACTCCGCGTTTGTGCTATAACTTGTGACCGCTATCCAGAAGATCCGCTAGTAAGGCGGACCGCAGAAGCAGCGGTTAGCGAGAGCTGCGAGTATCACGTCGTCTGCTCGCTGGGGGAAGGCCAGGCAGCAGACGAAGTGTTTAATGGCGTGCATATTCACAGGATTGCGGTGCGCGGGAAGAATGGGCGACCCATTGGGCGCATCACGGCAATGGGGCACGGCGCAATGCTCTTCTATTGGATGATTTTCGCCATCAAGGCATTTTTCCGCCTGGCGCGGTTGCACATGAAGCACAAGTTTGACGTGGTCCATGCGCACAATCTTCCCGACTTCCTGGTGTTTGCCGCTCTGTTTCCGAAACTGTTTGGCGCACGCGTTATCCTGCACATCCAGGATGTTATGCCCGAGTTAGTAGCTGTCAAAGCTAAGGGTAGATTCCGTCGCTTGATGGTCGCGCTGACGAAGGTCCAGGAACGCGTTTGCACCGCGTTTGCAGACCATGTGGTGACCGTTGGCTGGCCTTTCGAGAAGCCCTTGCTGGAGCGCGGAGTTCATCCCCATAAGTTGAGCAGCATTCTGAACAGCGCAGACCCGAAGATCTTCATGCCGAGCAAGCGTACCGAGCCGTTTCTGGGAGAGCCGACAGAGGATCGTCCGCTGATTTTGATGTATCACGGCACATGTGCCGCTCGGAATGGGCTTGACACAGCGATCATCGCTTTTGCGAAAGCTAGGGAAGTCGCTCCGCACCTGGTCTTTCATATTCGGGGACAAGGAGAGGCTATTCCACAGCTGAAACAGCTCGCGGACGTGTTGGGGGTATCCGAGCACCTTGTATTCACGGGTTACGGGCCGCTGGAGGAAGTGGCAGATTTCGTGGTCCACGGGGATATCGGGATTGTGTGCTACCCGTCAGATGGATTCATGGATCTGGTGTTACCGACCAAGATCTACGAGTACTCATGGATGCGGCGTCCGATCATCGCCTCCAGCACCACTGCGATTCGATCGATGTTCCGGCCTGACTCGTTGAGATTGTGCAAGACATCGGACGTAGATAGCTTCGCGGAAGCAATCATAGAGCTATACCAAAACCCTGCGAAGCGAGCGCAAATGGTGGCGGAGGCATGGAGCGACTATCACCGATTCAGATGGGAGCTCATGGCGGATCGCTACAGAGCTCTATTGAGAAGCCTGGCGTCAGACGAGCCCATTGCAGCAACTGAGGGGATCGCCGAGGGTGAGGCAAAGATGCAGACGGGGCACCTGGTCGAGAGTTATGGTTCCAGGGATCGAGCCGTTGCAGCAGTAAATGAACGTTGA
- a CDS encoding polysaccharide deacetylase family protein: protein MILLYHDIPDHQRTAFARQMDIVCRTATPVADPTAATAGMHRREVMVTFDDGFASFATNALPEMEKRGIVPTLFVVSGKLGCRADWACNFRDELPKENLLTAEQLRELSSKVIFASQTITHPMLTEIPADDVRREVEGSRRELESLLGCPINWICVPYGAFNAHVIECCMAAGYEHLFSTLPDLVVKSDFVIGRVDAEPWDWDLEFRLKVAGCYRWLPWAFRLKRMITGLVDGSGTSAAQKANSIISAEAVKR from the coding sequence GTGATCCTTCTTTATCACGACATTCCGGATCACCAGCGCACGGCATTCGCGCGTCAAATGGACATTGTGTGCCGGACGGCAACGCCGGTTGCGGACCCCACAGCCGCTACAGCCGGAATGCATCGGCGCGAAGTGATGGTCACGTTTGATGATGGCTTCGCAAGCTTCGCGACGAATGCTTTGCCGGAGATGGAAAAGCGTGGCATTGTACCGACCTTGTTTGTTGTGAGCGGGAAGCTTGGATGCAGAGCCGATTGGGCCTGCAATTTCCGAGACGAACTTCCCAAGGAGAACCTGCTGACGGCAGAGCAGCTCAGGGAGCTTTCGAGCAAGGTCATCTTCGCTTCGCAAACCATCACGCACCCGATGTTGACTGAAATCCCCGCTGATGATGTGCGACGGGAAGTGGAGGGGTCTCGCCGCGAACTTGAGAGTCTGCTCGGCTGTCCAATCAACTGGATCTGTGTGCCGTACGGAGCGTTCAATGCGCATGTGATCGAGTGTTGCATGGCGGCCGGCTATGAGCACCTGTTTTCGACGCTGCCCGACTTAGTGGTAAAGAGTGATTTCGTAATTGGACGCGTTGATGCGGAGCCATGGGACTGGGATCTGGAGTTTCGCCTCAAGGTAGCTGGATGTTATCGCTGGCTTCCCTGGGCGTTCCGGTTGAAACGTATGATCACTGGACTTGTAGATGGCTCTGGCACCTCCGCGGCTCAAAAGGCCAATTCGATAATCTCCGCGGAAGCAGTGAAGAGGTAA
- a CDS encoding glycosyltransferase, translating to MPSPADMQWTYTLITAAYNEQDYIEETIQSVLLQTLRPKVWLIVSDGSTDRTDEIVLRYSAKNPFIQLLRREKDANRGFASKVFAIRAGLEHLGDIETEFIAHLDADIVLCPSYFEDVIARCHKDPRLGIAGGWYAEKVNGSFSVVPGSSIDSVPGCMQVFRRSCYEEIGGLLPIEYGGEDWYAEVMARKAGWRVQSFPEVVVRHLRVTGTASNKLRYCFHQGVTDYCLGSHPAFEVIKVTRRMMWRPYVLGGGARLLGFLVAHVSKRRAVSDDFVAFLRREQLSRMGVLGTLLHQGI from the coding sequence ATGCCCAGCCCAGCTGACATGCAGTGGACCTATACGCTCATCACTGCTGCTTATAACGAGCAGGATTACATTGAGGAGACCATCCAGTCGGTATTGCTGCAGACACTGCGTCCGAAAGTGTGGCTGATTGTCAGTGATGGTTCGACAGACAGGACGGACGAGATCGTACTACGTTACTCGGCGAAGAATCCGTTCATTCAACTGCTGCGGCGTGAAAAAGACGCGAACCGCGGCTTCGCTTCGAAGGTGTTTGCAATCCGTGCCGGGCTGGAGCACCTTGGCGATATTGAGACCGAGTTTATCGCCCACCTGGATGCGGACATAGTTCTCTGTCCGTCCTATTTCGAGGATGTGATAGCCAGATGTCACAAGGATCCGCGCCTCGGGATTGCCGGGGGGTGGTATGCGGAAAAGGTGAACGGCTCGTTCAGCGTGGTTCCTGGAAGCAGTATTGACTCTGTGCCGGGATGCATGCAGGTATTCCGCCGCTCGTGCTACGAGGAGATCGGGGGGCTTTTGCCCATCGAGTACGGCGGTGAGGATTGGTACGCCGAGGTGATGGCGCGCAAGGCTGGATGGCGAGTTCAATCATTCCCAGAAGTGGTGGTTCGCCATTTGCGTGTGACAGGAACAGCGAGTAATAAGCTGCGGTACTGTTTTCATCAAGGAGTTACGGATTATTGCCTTGGAAGCCATCCTGCGTTCGAAGTGATTAAGGTGACGAGAAGGATGATGTGGCGCCCGTATGTGCTAGGCGGTGGTGCGCGACTTCTTGGCTTCCTCGTAGCACATGTGTCCAAGCGCCGTGCTGTAAGCGATGACTTTGTTGCGTTCCTGCGCCGCGAGCAGCTGTCTCGGATGGGCGTACTGGGTACATTGCTGCACCAAGGCATATAG
- a CDS encoding acyltransferase yields METSLVTEAATSAAETRCPKRFEGVRSVGSALFSYVFNRFLMHIPNGAIRRALLRMRVAKLGEGVGLLIGVELRKGRNVFIGDRVVINKGVLLDGRGGQLIIGDDVDIAQETNIWTLQHDVHSDTHADQGGNVVIEDHVWIASRVTILPGVRIGRGAVVACNAVVTKDVPPMAIVGGVPAKVIGTRRSQLDYRLSFRPWFE; encoded by the coding sequence ATGGAAACTAGCCTTGTGACGGAAGCGGCAACTTCTGCCGCGGAGACGCGGTGCCCGAAGCGCTTTGAGGGAGTCCGGTCTGTCGGGTCTGCGCTCTTCTCGTACGTGTTCAACAGGTTCCTGATGCACATCCCCAACGGCGCCATCCGGCGGGCTCTGCTCCGCATGAGGGTAGCCAAGTTGGGAGAGGGTGTGGGGCTTCTTATTGGCGTGGAGTTGCGCAAAGGACGCAACGTGTTCATCGGCGACCGAGTGGTGATCAATAAAGGCGTCCTGCTCGACGGGCGGGGTGGTCAACTGATCATCGGCGACGACGTAGATATTGCTCAGGAAACAAATATCTGGACGTTGCAACACGATGTTCACAGTGACACACACGCAGATCAAGGCGGCAATGTCGTCATCGAGGATCACGTTTGGATCGCTTCGCGGGTGACGATTCTGCCGGGAGTTCGTATCGGGAGAGGCGCAGTGGTGGCCTGCAACGCGGTGGTGACCAAAGATGTGCCTCCCATGGCGATTGTGGGTGGAGTGCCTGCGAAGGTGATTGGCACACGCCGCAGCCAACTGGATTACCGGCTGTCGTTTCGGCCGTGGTTTGAATGA